Proteins encoded in a region of the Pseudomonas putida genome:
- a CDS encoding methyl-accepting chemotaxis protein, translated as MRNNQPITQRERTFPAQQRLISTTNAKGVITYCNDAFIEISGFTREELTGAPHNLVRHPDVPAAVFAHMWQTLKQGQPWMGIVKNRCKSGDHYWVNAYVTPIFDNNQVVGFESVRVKPTAEQIRRAEGLYQRINQGKPAVPRRDKWLPVLQDWLPFILISQVGFLIGNWLGHSWGFALAAGLSVPLGLLGLSWQQRGLKRLLRLAEQTTSDPLIAQMYTDSRGVQARLEMAMLSQDARMKTCLTRLQDSAEHLSDQARQSDALAHKSSSGLERQRVETEQVAAAVNQMAATTQEVANHVQRTADATQEANRLTSQGRQIAGETREAIERLSAAVGETGQTVTQLAKDSDEIGGVVDVIKGIADQTNLLALNAAIEAARAGEMGRGFAVVADEVRQLAQRTAESTGQIHGLIAKLQQTASNAVLTMETGHRQAQEGVDRVMQADEALVGISEAVANITDMATQIAAATEEQTAVADEISRNISTIAELADQTAEQAQHSALLSEELTSTAGSQYSLVERFNR; from the coding sequence ATGCGTAACAACCAGCCGATTACCCAGAGAGAACGGACTTTCCCTGCCCAGCAGCGGTTGATCTCCACCACCAACGCCAAGGGCGTGATCACCTACTGCAACGATGCCTTCATCGAAATCAGCGGTTTCACCCGCGAAGAGCTGACGGGCGCGCCGCACAACCTGGTACGCCACCCCGACGTGCCGGCTGCAGTGTTTGCCCACATGTGGCAAACCCTCAAGCAGGGCCAGCCATGGATGGGTATCGTCAAGAACCGCTGCAAGTCTGGCGACCATTACTGGGTCAACGCCTACGTCACACCCATCTTCGATAACAACCAAGTTGTCGGCTTCGAGTCGGTGCGAGTCAAACCCACCGCCGAGCAGATCCGTCGCGCCGAAGGCCTGTACCAGCGCATCAACCAGGGCAAGCCGGCCGTACCTCGCAGGGACAAGTGGCTGCCAGTGCTGCAGGACTGGCTGCCGTTCATCCTCATCAGCCAGGTAGGCTTCCTGATCGGCAACTGGCTGGGCCATTCCTGGGGCTTTGCCCTGGCTGCCGGGCTATCCGTGCCCTTGGGCCTGCTCGGCCTGAGCTGGCAGCAACGCGGCCTCAAGCGCCTGTTGCGTCTGGCCGAACAGACCACTTCCGACCCGCTGATCGCACAGATGTACACCGACAGCCGTGGCGTGCAGGCGCGCCTGGAAATGGCCATGCTCAGCCAGGATGCCCGCATGAAAACCTGCCTGACCCGCCTGCAGGACAGTGCCGAGCACCTCAGCGACCAGGCGCGTCAGTCCGATGCCCTGGCGCACAAGAGCTCCTCGGGGCTGGAACGCCAGCGAGTGGAGACCGAGCAGGTTGCCGCTGCGGTAAACCAGATGGCCGCCACCACTCAGGAAGTAGCCAACCACGTGCAGCGTACTGCCGACGCCACCCAGGAAGCCAACCGCCTGACCAGCCAGGGCCGGCAGATTGCCGGGGAAACCCGCGAGGCCATTGAACGCCTGTCGGCGGCGGTGGGCGAAACCGGCCAGACGGTGACGCAACTGGCCAAGGACAGCGATGAAATTGGTGGCGTGGTCGACGTGATCAAGGGTATCGCCGACCAGACCAACCTGCTGGCGCTGAATGCGGCCATCGAAGCGGCGCGTGCCGGTGAAATGGGCCGCGGCTTTGCCGTGGTAGCCGATGAAGTGCGCCAGCTGGCCCAGCGCACCGCCGAATCCACCGGGCAGATCCACGGCCTGATCGCCAAGTTGCAACAAACCGCCAGCAATGCCGTGCTGACCATGGAAACCGGCCACCGCCAGGCGCAGGAAGGTGTCGACCGGGTGATGCAGGCTGACGAAGCATTGGTGGGGATCAGCGAAGCGGTGGCCAACATCACCGACATGGCCACCCAGATTGCCGCAGCGACCGAGGAGCAGACCGCAGTGGCTGACGAAATCAGCCGCAACATCAGCACCATTGCCGAACTGGCCGACCAGACCGCCGAGCAGGCGCAGCACTCGGCACTGCTTAGCGAGGAACTGACCAGCACGGCAGGGAGCCAGTATTCGTTGGTGGAGCGGTTCAACCGCTGA